A region from the Leptospirillum ferriphilum ML-04 genome encodes:
- a CDS encoding DNA-3-methyladenine glycosylase, giving the protein MFYDRDTCVVARELLGKLLVHRTEGGPRIGRIVEVEAYLGAHDKASHSSRGLTPRTRIMFGPPGFAYVYLIYGMYSCMNVVTEAEGHGAAVLIRAVEPVRNLLGPGNGPGRLCRALEIDRSSNGKDLTEGTLTICPGDPGPVGPVVRRPRIGVDYAGAWARRLLRFYLRGNPHVSRP; this is encoded by the coding sequence ATGTTTTACGATCGTGATACCTGCGTGGTCGCCCGGGAACTCCTCGGAAAGCTGCTTGTCCATCGGACAGAGGGGGGCCCCAGGATCGGGCGCATCGTGGAGGTCGAAGCCTATCTGGGGGCCCACGACAAGGCATCTCATTCCTCCCGGGGGCTCACCCCGCGGACCCGTATCATGTTCGGTCCGCCCGGCTTCGCCTATGTCTATCTGATCTACGGGATGTATTCCTGCATGAACGTTGTGACGGAAGCCGAAGGGCATGGAGCTGCGGTGCTGATCCGCGCGGTGGAGCCGGTCCGGAATCTTCTGGGGCCGGGAAACGGCCCCGGCCGTCTCTGCCGGGCCCTGGAGATCGACCGGTCGTCCAACGGCAAAGACCTGACGGAGGGAACTCTCACGATCTGTCCGGGAGATCCCGGACCCGTCGGCCCGGTCGTCCGTCGTCCCCGGATTGGCGTGGACTATGCGGGAGCCTGGGCACGCCGTCTGTTGCGCTTCTATCTTCGCGGCAACCCCCATGTGTCCCGGCCGTAA
- a CDS encoding YkvA family protein → MLNRTGDSPEEFGRRIGLSGMTIRRWLRKPEGFRIPRIYLPAMREACLALVAEGRLDPSLPEVQSLLFSASPSAGYRAALRNLGLGENFTQGRPVSRDQILSGLLQIGAQMPKQTDVEGHASEVSAFKKLGDEWSSRITTLWNIVRSRKLDLPDKFIAYGALFYLLTPVDFIPDNIPFFGLIDDFAILGLAASYYTRKSAGDS, encoded by the coding sequence ATGCTGAACAGGACGGGCGATTCCCCCGAAGAGTTCGGACGGCGGATCGGTCTGTCGGGAATGACGATCCGCCGCTGGTTGCGAAAGCCTGAAGGCTTCCGGATTCCGCGGATCTATCTCCCGGCCATGCGCGAAGCCTGCCTGGCCCTTGTCGCCGAAGGCCGACTGGATCCGTCCTTGCCGGAGGTGCAGTCGCTTCTCTTTTCTGCGTCTCCTTCCGCCGGATACCGGGCGGCACTCCGGAATCTCGGCCTCGGGGAAAACTTTACGCAGGGGCGTCCGGTGTCCCGGGACCAGATCCTGAGCGGCCTTCTTCAGATCGGGGCGCAGATGCCGAAACAGACCGATGTCGAGGGACATGCCTCCGAAGTGTCGGCATTCAAAAAACTGGGAGACGAATGGTCGTCCCGGATCACGACACTCTGGAACATTGTCCGATCCCGCAAGCTCGATCTTCCCGACAAATTCATCGCTTACGGGGCTCTGTTCTATCTTTTGACCCCGGTCGACTTCATTCCCGACAATATCCCGTTCTTCGGCCTGATCGATGATTTTGCGATCCTCGGTCTGGCCGCATCCTATTACACCCGAAAGTCCGCCGGCGATTCCTAG